In Uranotaenia lowii strain MFRU-FL chromosome 2, ASM2978415v1, whole genome shotgun sequence, one genomic interval encodes:
- the LOC129741519 gene encoding uncharacterized protein LOC129741519 has translation MSASLRISAKCFFWTDSTIVKCWLSSPPSRWQMFVANRVSEIQHLTKNGVWNHVVGTENPADVLSRGATPEKLQHHELWWRGPDWLKLSYNAWPKTASTDETEFERTLLEEATVAGPAQVDSPNEIFLMKSSFTALVDIVAFCRRFSFNCKNRNSHRIGCLTVTERDEALRVLVKLAQKESFPQDIAAVDYTGEVKNTFKLKSLRPQLVNGILVVGGRLENAPIAVGRKHPIILNNHHPFTLLIVNHYHLVMLHAGPQLLTACVREKFWPLCLRNLARKVVHSCVRCFRIKPRVMEQVMADLPTERVSPAPPFARVGVDYCGPFRYRFPIRNSAPRICYVVIFVCLVTKACHIDMVQDLTTDGFIAALRRMIGRRGQPELILCDNATNFVGAKRELDNLRKMFNSQRAALTEAAAKNSIEMKFIPPRAPNFGGLWEAAVKSMKYHLKRVVGSEIYTYDEFYTLLTQIEACLKSRPLTPQRDDPADLEVLSPGHFFYLNRHLIISEKMFYHDGKEFNATCKQFGRSGRQPICPTCKTVSSGQNSSQI, from the coding sequence ATGTCGGCTAGTTTACGAATTTCTGCGAAATGTTTCTTCTGGACGGATTCCACTATTGTTAAGTGCTGGCTTTCTTCGCCACCATCCCGGTGGCAGATGTTTGTTGCCAATAGAGTCAGCGAAATTCAACATTTAACGAAAAATGGAGTTTGGAATCACGTCGTTGGCACTGAAAATCCTGCGGACGTCCTGTCTCGTGGTGCGACGCCTGAAAAACTACAACATCATGAGCTCTGGTGGCGAGGTCCGGATTGGTTGAAACTCTCATATAACGCGTGGCCGAAAACTGCAAGTACCGATGAAACAGAGTTTGAGCGCACACTTCTCGAAGAAGCTACAGTTGCAGGACCCGCTCAAGTGGATTCGCCGAATgagatatttttaatgaaaagttcGTTCACCGCACTGGTTGATATAGTCGCATTCTGCCGAAGATTTTCTTTCAACTGTAAGAATAGAAACAGCCATCGCATAGGATGTTTAACAGTCACCGAAAGAGATGAAGCATTACGAGTACTTGTGAAACTAGCTCAGAAAGAAAGTTTCCCTCAAGATATCGCCGCTGTCGATTACACGGGTGAAGTTAAAAACACTTTTAAGCTGAAATCGCTTCGCCCACAACTGGTTAACGGAATTCTCGTCGTTGGAGGTCGTTTAGAGAACGCACCGATTGCTGTCGGAAGAAAGCATCCTATTATCCTTAATAATCATCACCCGTTTACGCTGCTGATCGTCAACCATTACCATCTCGTCATGTTGCACGCTGGACCACAATTACTCACCGCTTGTGTTCGAGAAAAATTCTGGCCACTTTGTCTGCGAAACCTAGCCAGGAAGGTTGTTCACAGCTGCGTACGTTGTTTCAGAATCAAGCCACGAGTTATGGAACAAGTCATGGCTGATCTTCCGACAGAACGCGTATCTCCTGCACCGCCTTTTGCTCGAGTCGGCGTGGATTATTGTGGCCCATTCAGATACCGTTTCCCTATCCGCAACTCTGCGCCGCGCATCTGTTACGTTGTGATCTTCGTTTGTTTGGTTACGAAGGCTTGCCACATCGATATGGTTCAAGATCTTACCACCGACGGGTTCATCGCCGCCCTACGCAGAATGATTGGACGTCGAGGACAGCCAGAGCTTATTCTTTGCGACAATGCCACCAACTTTGTTGGTGCTAAAAGAGAACTCGATAATCTTAGAAAAATGTTCAACTCCCAACGAGCAGCTCTTACCGAAGCCGCAGCAAAAAATAGCATAGAGATGAAGTTTATTCCACCACGAGCTCCCAATTTCGGCGGTCTTTGGGAAGCTGCTGTAAAATCCATGAAGTACCACCTGAAGCGTGTTGTTGGCTCTGAAATATACACCTACGATGAGTTCTACACGCTACTTACGCAAATTGAGGCATGTTTAAAAAGTCGACCGCTAACACCACAACGAGACGATCCAGCAGATCTTGAAGTTCTCTCTCCTGGGCACTTCTTCTACCTGAACCGTCACTTGATAATCTCCGAGAAAATGTTTTATCACGATGGCAAAGAGTTCAACGCCACATGCAAACAATTTGGAAGAAGTGGTCGACAGCCTATCTGTCCGACTTGCAAAACCGTGTCAAGTGGACAAAACAGCAGCCAAATTTGA